The following proteins come from a genomic window of Bacillota bacterium:
- a CDS encoding sodium ion-translocating decarboxylase subunit beta translates to MDGLLAGLTGITPGHLIMFGIGGVLIWLAIRKEYEPALLLPIGFGAILANIPFSAAVLPGGVLELLHRAGIATELFPVLIFVAVGAMMDFSPLLQNPILMVFGAAAQFGVFFTMLLAATAGFGLKEAAAIGVIGAADGPTSIYVASRFAPHLLGPISVAAYSYMSLVPIIQPPVIRFLTSRADRRIRMAYRRQDVSRAALILFPIAVTVIAGLVAPISVPLIGMLMFGNLIRECGVLDRLSRAAQEELAHLVTLLLGITIGSTMRAETFLTPATLLILLMGLAAFVMDTAAGVVFAKLLNLFLREKINPMVGAAGISAFPMSARVIARMALNEDPQNYILMHAAGANVAGQIGSIMAGGLILALVR, encoded by the coding sequence TTGGACGGACTGCTGGCGGGGCTGACGGGCATCACACCGGGACATCTGATCATGTTCGGCATCGGTGGCGTCCTCATCTGGCTCGCCATCCGCAAGGAGTACGAGCCGGCACTGCTCTTACCCATCGGGTTCGGGGCCATCCTGGCCAACATCCCCTTCTCAGCGGCGGTGCTGCCGGGAGGGGTGCTCGAACTCCTGCACAGGGCAGGCATCGCCACCGAGTTGTTCCCGGTGCTCATCTTCGTGGCCGTGGGAGCCATGATGGATTTCTCGCCTCTTCTGCAGAACCCTATCCTCATGGTGTTCGGGGCTGCTGCTCAGTTCGGTGTGTTTTTCACCATGCTGCTGGCGGCCACGGCAGGATTCGGCCTCAAGGAGGCGGCTGCCATCGGCGTGATCGGGGCAGCCGACGGTCCCACCTCGATTTATGTGGCCTCCCGGTTTGCCCCCCACCTGCTGGGACCCATCTCGGTGGCCGCCTATTCGTACATGTCGCTGGTCCCCATCATCCAGCCGCCGGTTATCCGGTTTCTGACCTCGAGGGCAGACCGGCGCATCCGGATGGCTTACCGGCGTCAGGATGTGTCCCGCGCGGCCCTCATCCTGTTCCCCATCGCGGTCACGGTGATCGCGGGGTTGGTGGCGCCCATCAGCGTTCCCCTCATCGGCATGCTCATGTTCGGAAACCTGATCCGGGAGTGCGGGGTGCTGGACCGGTTGTCTCGGGCCGCCCAGGAAGAGCTGGCCCACCTGGTCACCCTGCTCCTGGGGATCACCATCGGGTCCACCATGCGGGCGGAGACGTTCCTCACCCCCGCCACCCTGCTCATCCTGCTCATGGGCCTGGCCGCCTTCGTCATGGATACGGCCGCCGGGGTGGTGTTTGCCAAGCTGCTCAACCTGTTCCTGCGGGAAAAGATTAACCCCATGGTGGGGGCGGCGGGGATATCTGCCTTTCCCATGTCGGCGCGCGTTATCGCCCGTATGGCCCTGAACGAGGATCCTCAGAATTACATCCTGATGCATGCTGCCGGGGCCAACGTGGCCGGGCAGATCGGATCCATCATGGCGGGCGGGCTCATCCTCGCCCTGGTGAGGTGA
- a CDS encoding HAD-IA family hydrolase — protein MLRYEAVLFDLDGTLIDTRDLILASFRYALHEVLGRDFPDEVLLAGQGTPLMDQMRRFDPERAEELVRLYTEFNLREHDALAREFPGIRELLGDLHGAGARLAVVTSKRRRGAEMGLRRFGIAPYLTTAVFLEDTREHKPSPEPVREALRRLGCPPGRAVMVGDSPYDMQSARGAGVEAVGVAWGSHPPERLREAGATMVARDVQELRSYLWKRVE, from the coding sequence GTGCTGCGGTACGAAGCCGTGCTGTTCGACCTGGATGGCACCCTAATCGACACCCGAGACCTCATCCTGGCCTCATTCCGGTACGCCCTGCACGAGGTGCTGGGCCGGGACTTTCCGGATGAGGTGCTGCTTGCCGGGCAGGGGACCCCGCTCATGGATCAGATGCGGCGGTTCGATCCCGAGCGGGCGGAAGAACTGGTGCGCCTTTACACCGAGTTCAACCTCAGGGAGCACGATGCCCTGGCGAGGGAGTTTCCCGGCATCCGGGAACTCCTGGGCGATCTGCACGGGGCAGGAGCCCGCCTGGCCGTGGTCACTTCTAAGAGGAGGCGGGGAGCCGAGATGGGGTTGCGCCGTTTCGGCATCGCTCCTTACCTGACCACGGCCGTGTTCCTGGAAGATACCCGGGAGCACAAGCCCTCGCCCGAACCGGTGCGGGAGGCTTTGCGGCGTCTGGGATGTCCGCCGGGGCGGGCGGTCATGGTGGGCGATAGCCCCTACGACATGCAGAGTGCCCGGGGTGCTGGGGTGGAGGCGGTGGGAGTGGCATGGGGTTCCCATCCCCCTGAGCGTCTGCGCGAAGCGGGGGCAACGATGGTAGCACGCGACGTGCAAGAACTACGCAGCTATCTCTGGAAGAGGGTGGAGTGA
- a CDS encoding type III pantothenate kinase, whose amino-acid sequence MLLAVDVGNTNIVWGVYRGRELAFHWRTTTGRQATADEFGMLLHQLCSFHGLGLVALRACAIASVVPPLTPALEEMARRYLGVEALVVGPGVKTGMDIRYENPREVGADRIVNAVAAFELYGGPCIVVDMGTATTFDVVSARGEYLGGAIAPGIGISTEALFERAARLPRIELVKPRSAIGKNTVASMQAGIVLGFAGMIDHLVTRIKKELGGEARVIATGGLAELVVQEARTVEVVNPLLTLEGLRLVYERNHPGEDET is encoded by the coding sequence ATGCTCCTGGCCGTAGATGTGGGAAACACAAATATCGTCTGGGGAGTATACCGGGGCCGGGAACTGGCCTTTCACTGGCGCACCACCACCGGGCGCCAGGCCACCGCCGACGAGTTCGGGATGCTGCTTCACCAGCTGTGCAGCTTTCACGGCCTGGGGCTGGTGGCGCTGCGAGCGTGTGCCATTGCATCGGTAGTACCGCCCTTGACGCCTGCCCTGGAGGAGATGGCCCGCCGCTACCTGGGTGTGGAAGCCCTGGTGGTAGGCCCGGGCGTCAAGACCGGGATGGATATCCGGTACGAGAATCCCCGCGAGGTGGGTGCGGACCGCATCGTGAACGCGGTGGCTGCCTTCGAGCTTTACGGGGGGCCCTGCATCGTGGTGGACATGGGTACCGCCACCACGTTCGACGTGGTGTCCGCCCGGGGGGAGTATCTGGGGGGCGCCATCGCCCCCGGTATCGGCATATCTACCGAGGCCCTCTTCGAGCGGGCTGCCCGGCTGCCCCGCATCGAACTGGTGAAGCCCAGGAGTGCCATCGGCAAGAACACGGTGGCCAGCATGCAGGCGGGGATTGTGCTGGGGTTTGCCGGCATGATCGACCACCTGGTGACGCGCATCAAGAAGGAGCTGGGTGGGGAAGCACGGGTGATCGCCACCGGGGGCCTGGCTGAGCTGGTGGTGCAGGAAGCCCGCACCGTGGAGGTGGTGAACCCGCTCCTGACCCTGGAAGGCCTGCGACTGGTATACGAGAGAAACCATCCCGGAGAGGACGAAACATAG
- a CDS encoding P1 family peptidase, which produces MYGNITDVAGVKVGNASDPEGLTGCTVVLVEEGAVAGADVRGSAPGTRETDLLRPVNLVERVHAVVLAGGSAFGLDAACGVMEWLEERGVGFDTGVARVPIVPAAVLFDLDLGNPRARPDRHMGILACQQAAAGSFPEGNVGAGTGCTVGKVFGTRWATRGGLGSCSIRLGDGLTVGALVAVNSFGDVLDWRTGRLLAGARNPMTGELLDTARHLREAVTGDISAWPVPPRSGGPAAWSGGSGGRADGSAEPRVVGAGCNTTLAVVATDAHLTKEEVNKLAQMAQDGLARAISPAHTMFDGDVVFALATGKRQANVTLVGALAAEAVAEAIRRAVLAATGAGGIPACRDLTGN; this is translated from the coding sequence ATGTACGGTAACATCACGGATGTGGCGGGGGTGAAGGTGGGCAACGCCTCCGACCCGGAGGGCCTCACCGGTTGCACTGTGGTGCTGGTGGAAGAGGGGGCGGTGGCAGGTGCCGACGTGCGGGGATCGGCGCCCGGCACCCGGGAGACCGACCTGTTGCGACCGGTGAACCTGGTGGAAAGGGTGCATGCCGTAGTGCTGGCGGGAGGATCCGCCTTCGGCCTGGACGCGGCCTGCGGGGTCATGGAGTGGCTGGAGGAGCGGGGAGTGGGGTTCGACACCGGCGTGGCCCGGGTGCCCATCGTCCCCGCGGCCGTGCTGTTCGACCTGGATCTGGGAAATCCCCGCGCCCGTCCGGACCGGCACATGGGCATCCTGGCCTGCCAGCAGGCGGCAGCGGGTTCCTTTCCAGAAGGGAACGTGGGAGCGGGGACCGGGTGCACGGTGGGGAAGGTGTTTGGGACCCGCTGGGCGACCAGGGGCGGGCTCGGCAGCTGCAGCATCCGCCTGGGGGATGGGCTGACCGTGGGTGCCCTGGTGGCCGTGAACTCCTTCGGTGACGTGCTGGACTGGCGGACCGGGCGCCTGCTGGCGGGGGCGCGCAACCCCATGACGGGCGAGTTGCTGGATACCGCCCGCCACCTGCGCGAGGCCGTCACCGGCGACATCTCCGCTTGGCCGGTTCCTCCGCGGAGCGGTGGGCCCGCCGCATGGTCAGGGGGCAGCGGGGGGAGGGCTGACGGGTCAGCCGAGCCCCGGGTGGTGGGGGCGGGGTGTAACACCACGCTCGCGGTGGTGGCCACCGATGCCCACCTCACCAAGGAGGAAGTCAACAAGCTGGCCCAGATGGCGCAGGATGGCCTGGCGCGGGCCATTTCCCCCGCCCACACCATGTTCGATGGTGATGTGGTGTTCGCCCTGGCCACGGGGAAGCGGCAGGCTAACGTCACTCTGGTGGGGGCGCTGGCCGCGGAAGCGGTTGCGGAGGCCATCCGGCGGGCGGTGCTGGCCGCCACCGGGGCCGGGGGCATTCCGGCATGCCGCGATCTGACTGGGAATTGA
- a CDS encoding biotin--[acetyl-CoA-carboxylase] ligase translates to MSRWERERDPDLELARKQVEDGIASVALACEGRLLGRARGNGLLPLVELLDRLGWSPERGSSAWPAPPALADRVVGKAAALLAVRAGVRAVWGQVVSQPARDVLAEQCVHVQGEETVPFVCGRQPGEICPMERLVALVRDPGEGSEILWSALGKSPRPDWLEEIVARLSPRATGGRVVGRLLLGYEECSSTNDVLADLARRGYPEGTVVMACRQTAGRGRLGRRWESPPGGIWMSVLLRPENDLLYAGGVLVATASVAACRALSEVVGLEAGIKWPNDIYWEGRKLGGVLAEVGPGHVVLGIGLNAAFPVAVLPAAERERATTILEAAGRAPLPELAASLVDHLDRLYGGLRKEGPVPLLQLWRQRATVLGKEVLIAGKETWAGVAEDIDEQGALLVRRAGGELVRVVAGDVSLRSSGGRGESGDVR, encoded by the coding sequence ATGAGCCGCTGGGAGCGGGAGAGAGATCCTGATCTGGAACTGGCCAGGAAGCAGGTGGAAGACGGCATCGCCTCTGTGGCCCTGGCCTGCGAGGGTCGCTTGCTGGGCCGGGCGCGCGGCAATGGCCTCTTGCCTCTGGTGGAACTCCTGGACCGGCTGGGATGGAGCCCCGAGCGGGGTAGTTCGGCCTGGCCGGCTCCCCCCGCCCTGGCCGACCGGGTGGTGGGCAAGGCGGCTGCCCTGCTCGCCGTCCGGGCGGGAGTGCGGGCGGTGTGGGGGCAGGTGGTGAGCCAGCCCGCCCGGGACGTCCTGGCGGAGCAGTGCGTGCACGTGCAGGGTGAGGAAACGGTGCCCTTTGTGTGCGGACGCCAGCCCGGGGAGATATGCCCCATGGAGCGGCTGGTGGCCCTGGTGAGGGATCCCGGGGAAGGCAGCGAGATCCTGTGGAGTGCCCTGGGGAAGTCCCCTCGCCCGGACTGGCTGGAGGAGATCGTCGCCCGCCTTTCGCCCCGCGCCACAGGGGGGCGGGTGGTGGGCCGGTTGCTCCTGGGCTACGAGGAATGCTCCTCCACCAACGACGTGCTGGCCGATCTGGCCCGGCGGGGGTACCCGGAAGGCACGGTGGTGATGGCTTGCCGTCAGACGGCGGGTCGCGGGCGCCTGGGACGCCGCTGGGAGTCCCCGCCCGGCGGAATCTGGATGTCCGTACTGCTCCGGCCCGAGAACGACCTGCTGTATGCGGGAGGGGTCCTGGTGGCAACTGCGTCGGTGGCCGCGTGCCGGGCCCTGTCCGAGGTGGTGGGACTGGAGGCCGGGATCAAGTGGCCCAACGACATTTACTGGGAAGGGCGCAAGCTGGGTGGGGTGCTGGCCGAGGTCGGGCCTGGCCACGTGGTGCTGGGGATCGGGTTAAATGCTGCCTTCCCCGTAGCGGTGTTGCCGGCCGCTGAGCGCGAGCGCGCCACCACCATCCTGGAGGCGGCGGGGCGGGCTCCCCTGCCGGAACTGGCCGCCTCCCTGGTGGACCATCTGGACCGGCTGTACGGCGGGCTGCGGAAAGAAGGCCCGGTGCCCCTGTTGCAGCTCTGGCGCCAGCGTGCTACCGTCTTGGGGAAAGAAGTGCTCATTGCCGGTAAGGAAACCTGGGCGGGGGTGGCGGAGGACATCGACGAGCAGGGCGCACTCCTGGTGAGAAGGGCCGGAGGTGAACTGGTGCGGGTAGTGGCCGGGGACGTTTCCCTGCGCAGTTCCGGAGGTCGGGGGGAAAGTGGGGATGTACGGTAA
- a CDS encoding MBL fold metallo-hydrolase — protein MTVEIQWLGHACFLLTSPGGTRVVTDPFNEQVGYKVKQVAADLVTVSHEHFDHNHVQVASGSPQVVRALAPGGDWANPSARVGDVMVSMVPTFHDGEKGAKRGKNGCFVLDMGGLRVVHLGDLGHPVSPEQSGAFGSVDVLLTPVGGFYTIGPAEADRVIDLLKPRIVIPMHFKTAANPDWPIAGVDEFLRGKEGVRRPGGSVARVEKGQLPVKTEYWVLEPAWL, from the coding sequence GTGACGGTGGAGATCCAGTGGTTGGGGCATGCTTGCTTCCTGCTCACCAGCCCGGGTGGGACGCGGGTGGTGACAGATCCGTTCAACGAGCAGGTGGGCTACAAGGTGAAGCAGGTGGCGGCCGACCTGGTGACGGTGAGCCACGAGCATTTCGACCACAACCACGTCCAGGTCGCGAGCGGTTCGCCGCAGGTGGTCAGGGCCCTTGCCCCGGGCGGCGATTGGGCCAATCCCAGTGCCCGGGTGGGGGATGTGATGGTCAGCATGGTTCCCACCTTCCACGATGGCGAGAAGGGGGCCAAACGGGGCAAGAACGGTTGCTTCGTACTCGACATGGGCGGGCTGCGGGTGGTCCATCTGGGCGACCTGGGACACCCCGTGTCCCCGGAGCAATCCGGCGCCTTCGGATCGGTGGACGTCCTGCTCACGCCGGTGGGAGGGTTCTACACCATAGGGCCGGCGGAAGCCGACCGGGTGATCGATCTGCTCAAACCACGGATCGTCATCCCCATGCACTTCAAGACGGCGGCCAACCCCGACTGGCCCATTGCGGGTGTGGATGAGTTTCTGCGCGGCAAAGAAGGGGTCAGGCGGCCCGGTGGCTCCGTGGCGCGGGTGGAAAAAGGTCAGCTTCCCGTCAAAACTGAGTACTGGGTGCTCGAGCCGGCCTGGTTATGA
- a CDS encoding SIMPL domain-containing protein (The SIMPL domain is named for its presence in mouse protein SIMPL (signalling molecule that associates with mouse pelle-like kinase). Bacterial member BP26, from Brucella, was shown to assemble into a channel-like structure, while YggE from E. coli has been associated with resistance to oxidative stress.) — protein sequence MYRKLVAAVAVLAVLLGAGLALRGSEVQAVDEARVDRLIQVNGTGEVQVKPDMASLQVAVETTGNTARAAQEQNARAMQEVISTLKTLGIAEKDIQTTQLSLYPIYESTKPERPQEEPQPPRVIGFRAENGVQVTVRKLDDLGKAVDAVVASGANRIQGISFGLSDPRPWQDRALEEAVADARRQAELAAKAAGVQIKGVRNISVHRGGIPIIRGPMLMKAEAGYGAAPPVMPGELTIQVSVSMTFEF from the coding sequence ATGTACAGGAAGCTGGTGGCCGCCGTGGCAGTGCTTGCCGTCTTGCTGGGGGCGGGGTTGGCGCTGCGCGGGTCCGAGGTCCAGGCAGTGGACGAGGCCCGTGTGGATCGCTTGATCCAGGTGAACGGTACCGGGGAGGTGCAGGTGAAGCCCGACATGGCCAGCCTGCAGGTGGCCGTGGAGACCACGGGCAACACGGCTCGGGCGGCCCAGGAGCAGAACGCCCGGGCCATGCAAGAGGTGATTTCAACCCTGAAGACACTGGGGATCGCGGAGAAGGATATACAGACCACGCAGCTTTCCCTGTATCCGATTTACGAATCCACCAAGCCCGAACGGCCGCAGGAGGAACCGCAGCCGCCCCGCGTGATCGGGTTCCGGGCGGAAAACGGTGTACAGGTGACGGTACGCAAGCTGGACGACCTGGGCAAGGCGGTGGATGCGGTGGTGGCGTCGGGTGCCAACCGCATCCAGGGGATTTCGTTCGGCCTGAGTGACCCCAGGCCCTGGCAGGACAGGGCCCTGGAAGAGGCCGTTGCGGATGCCCGCCGGCAAGCGGAACTGGCGGCGAAGGCAGCCGGAGTGCAAATCAAAGGCGTACGGAACATCAGCGTGCACAGGGGTGGCATCCCCATCATCCGCGGGCCCATGCTCATGAAGGCTGAGGCAGGATACGGTGCAGCCCCGCCCGTGATGCCGGGTGAGCTGACCATCCAGGTGAGCGTGAGCATGACCTTCGAGTTCTGA
- a CDS encoding formate--tetrahydrofolate ligase, producing the protein MKSDIEIAQEAKMKPIVEIAREMGLEEDEIELYGKYKCKVSLDVLKRLEGRPNGKYVTVTAITPTPLGEGKTVTTIGLGQALNRIGYRTINCIRQPSLGPVFGIKGGAAGGGYSQCVPMEDFNLHFTGDTHAVALAHNLLAAFIDAHILHGNKLNIDPFSITWPRVVDVSDRALRKIIIGLGGKENGYPRETGFDIAVASEVMAILALTTGLKDLRQRLARIVVGYTPEGKPVTAEDLKCAGAMTVLLRDAIKPNLIQTLENTPVFVHAGPFANIAHGNNSILADQIALKLADYVVTESGFGADIGAEKMFNIKCRYSGLKLNAAVVVCTVRALKMHGGAFKVRPGRPMDPEVIAKENMPALEKGCENLEKQIENVLMHGIPAVVAINRMTTDRDEEIELIRQKALAAGASGAVVSEVWAKGGAGGEDLARAVVKACEQPSNFHHLYPLDIPIKEKIEIIATRVYGADGVDYLPKAEQQIKLYTSLGYDKLPICMAKTHLSLSADPNLKGRPRGFRVTVREVRASVGAGFLYPLLGEMSTMPGLPSEPAGQKVDIDEEGRVVGLF; encoded by the coding sequence GTGAAGAGCGACATCGAAATTGCCCAGGAAGCCAAGATGAAGCCCATCGTGGAAATCGCGCGGGAGATGGGCCTGGAAGAGGACGAAATCGAGCTGTACGGTAAGTACAAGTGCAAGGTTTCCCTGGACGTGCTCAAGAGACTGGAAGGCAGGCCGAACGGCAAGTACGTCACCGTAACCGCCATCACTCCCACTCCCTTGGGCGAGGGCAAGACGGTCACCACCATCGGCCTGGGCCAGGCTCTGAACCGAATCGGTTACCGGACTATCAACTGCATCCGGCAGCCGTCTCTGGGCCCGGTGTTCGGCATTAAGGGAGGGGCCGCAGGCGGGGGGTATTCCCAGTGCGTGCCCATGGAGGACTTCAACCTCCATTTCACCGGCGACACGCACGCCGTGGCCCTGGCCCACAACCTGCTGGCGGCGTTCATCGACGCCCACATCCTGCACGGCAACAAGTTGAACATAGACCCATTTTCCATCACCTGGCCGCGGGTGGTGGACGTGTCCGACCGGGCCTTGCGCAAAATCATCATCGGCCTGGGTGGCAAGGAGAACGGATACCCGCGGGAGACGGGGTTCGATATCGCGGTGGCGTCCGAGGTGATGGCCATCCTGGCCCTGACCACCGGGCTCAAGGACCTGCGCCAGCGCCTGGCCCGCATCGTGGTAGGTTACACCCCCGAGGGTAAGCCGGTGACGGCGGAAGACTTAAAGTGCGCGGGTGCCATGACCGTCCTGCTCAGGGACGCCATCAAGCCCAACCTCATCCAGACCCTGGAGAACACCCCCGTGTTCGTGCACGCTGGGCCGTTCGCGAACATCGCCCACGGTAACAACTCCATCCTGGCCGACCAGATCGCGCTCAAGCTGGCGGACTATGTGGTCACGGAGTCCGGGTTCGGTGCCGACATCGGCGCGGAGAAGATGTTCAACATCAAGTGCCGGTACAGCGGCCTCAAGCTCAACGCGGCCGTGGTCGTGTGTACGGTGCGGGCCCTGAAAATGCACGGCGGTGCCTTCAAGGTGCGGCCCGGGCGACCGATGGATCCCGAGGTCATCGCCAAAGAGAACATGCCCGCCCTCGAGAAAGGCTGCGAGAACCTGGAGAAGCAGATCGAGAACGTGCTCATGCACGGGATCCCGGCCGTGGTGGCCATCAACCGCATGACGACCGACCGGGACGAGGAGATCGAGCTGATCAGGCAGAAGGCCCTGGCGGCCGGTGCCTCCGGCGCCGTGGTGAGCGAGGTGTGGGCCAAGGGCGGTGCCGGCGGCGAAGACCTGGCCCGCGCGGTGGTGAAGGCCTGCGAGCAGCCCAGCAACTTCCACCACCTGTACCCCCTGGACATCCCCATCAAGGAGAAGATCGAGATCATCGCCACCCGGGTGTACGGGGCCGACGGGGTGGACTATCTCCCGAAGGCAGAGCAGCAGATCAAGCTGTACACCAGCCTGGGGTACGACAAGCTCCCCATCTGCATGGCCAAGACCCACCTTTCCCTCAGCGCCGATCCCAACCTCAAGGGGCGTCCGCGCGGATTCCGCGTCACCGTCCGCGAAGTGCGGGCCTCGGTGGGTGCGGGCTTCCTCTATCCGTTGCTGGGCGAGATGAGCACCATGCCGGGTCTCCCCAGCGAGCCCGCCGGCCAGAAGGTGGACATCGACGAAGAGGGCCGGGTGGTCGGCCTGTTCTAG
- a CDS encoding cyclodeaminase/cyclohydrolase family protein — MENLRDLAVCEFLERLGSDAPAPGGGAVAALAGAQAAALVAMVARITVARKGQEAADLRDTLDRAGMLSRELATLVDRDTEAFLEVMSAYRLPKTDAGRSGAIQSALRQAAVIPLEVARRSVEVMDLARMAVERGISSARTDAAVALLMARAALEGAALNVLVNLAALKDREFVRETAWEVTELRARAGESAKLVDAVFSGLQDGLPGV, encoded by the coding sequence TTGGAAAATTTGCGTGACCTGGCGGTGTGCGAGTTTCTGGAGCGGCTCGGTTCGGATGCTCCTGCCCCTGGGGGCGGGGCGGTGGCTGCACTGGCAGGGGCTCAGGCCGCGGCTCTGGTGGCCATGGTCGCACGCATCACCGTGGCCAGGAAGGGGCAGGAAGCTGCCGATTTGCGTGACACCCTGGACAGGGCGGGAATGCTGTCCCGGGAGCTGGCGACCCTGGTGGATCGCGACACGGAAGCTTTTCTGGAGGTGATGTCTGCCTACCGTCTGCCGAAGACTGATGCCGGGCGGTCGGGAGCGATCCAGTCGGCCCTCCGGCAGGCAGCCGTGATACCTCTCGAGGTGGCGCGCCGGTCGGTGGAGGTGATGGACCTGGCCCGCATGGCGGTGGAACGGGGTATCAGCAGTGCCCGCACGGACGCTGCCGTAGCCCTGCTGATGGCCCGTGCTGCCTTGGAGGGGGCTGCCCTCAACGTTCTGGTGAACCTGGCCGCTTTGAAGGATCGGGAATTCGTGCGGGAGACGGCATGGGAGGTGACGGAGCTCAGAGCAAGGGCAGGGGAGAGTGCCAAGCTTGTCGATGCGGTGTTTTCCGGGTTACAGGACGGACTACCGGGGGTCTAA
- the hutI gene encoding imidazolonepropionase: MPREKADLLVVGAAQVVTVALPPGVPAGPRRGEAMRQVGAIPGGAVAAYRGRIVGVGEEGELRRRVELEPGATVVDAAGGTVLPGLVDPHTHALFAGWRADEFRLRLRGVAYLEILEAGGGILSTVRATRAAPADELARLLEERLRAMLLCGVTTAEVKSGYGLSWPDEHKLLAVIARVAQTQPIEIVPTFLGAHAVPPEYRGNADGYVEHIVRVMLPEVARQGLARFVDVFCDQGVFSLEQTRRILTTARELGLGVRLHADELAPLGGAELAAELGAASADHLLRSRPEGWKRMAEAGVVAVLLPGTALFLGKPYAPARDMIQAGVPVALATDFNPGTCPIASLPLVMGLACVGMGLEPEEVVVAVTANAAWALGRGEDLGSLEEGKQADLVVFGVPGYEHIPYRMGGAPVTWVIKKGKVVVREGQVLALQRG; this comes from the coding sequence ATGCCGCGCGAGAAAGCTGACCTGCTGGTGGTGGGGGCGGCCCAGGTAGTTACGGTTGCTCTTCCCCCGGGAGTACCTGCCGGACCCCGCCGGGGGGAGGCCATGAGGCAGGTGGGAGCCATCCCCGGGGGGGCGGTGGCGGCTTACCGGGGTCGTATAGTGGGCGTGGGGGAAGAGGGGGAGCTGAGGCGCCGGGTCGAGCTGGAGCCGGGGGCGACCGTGGTGGATGCCGCGGGGGGCACGGTTTTGCCCGGGCTGGTGGATCCCCACACCCACGCCTTGTTTGCCGGCTGGAGGGCCGATGAGTTTCGCCTGCGCCTGCGCGGGGTGGCGTACCTGGAGATCCTGGAGGCTGGGGGTGGGATACTCTCCACGGTGCGGGCCACCCGGGCTGCCCCGGCCGACGAGCTGGCCCGGCTCCTGGAGGAACGGCTGCGCGCCATGCTCCTCTGCGGGGTGACGACTGCGGAGGTGAAGAGCGGCTACGGTCTCTCCTGGCCCGACGAACATAAACTCCTTGCCGTGATAGCCCGCGTGGCGCAAACTCAGCCGATTGAGATAGTTCCCACTTTCCTGGGCGCCCACGCCGTGCCGCCGGAATACAGAGGAAATGCCGATGGGTACGTAGAACATATCGTCCGTGTCATGCTGCCGGAAGTAGCCCGGCAGGGCCTCGCGCGTTTCGTGGACGTGTTCTGCGACCAGGGCGTGTTCAGCCTGGAGCAGACACGCCGCATCCTCACCACCGCCCGGGAACTGGGGCTGGGCGTGCGGTTGCACGCCGACGAACTGGCCCCCCTGGGGGGTGCTGAGTTGGCGGCGGAACTGGGGGCTGCTTCGGCGGATCACCTGCTCCGTTCCCGCCCGGAGGGCTGGAAGCGGATGGCGGAGGCAGGGGTGGTGGCCGTCCTCCTGCCCGGCACAGCCTTATTCCTGGGCAAGCCCTACGCGCCGGCCCGGGACATGATCCAGGCGGGGGTACCGGTCGCCCTGGCCACGGATTTCAACCCCGGCACCTGTCCCATCGCCTCCCTTCCCCTCGTGATGGGGCTGGCGTGCGTGGGCATGGGGCTGGAGCCCGAGGAGGTTGTGGTGGCCGTCACCGCCAACGCCGCCTGGGCACTGGGCCGGGGCGAGGACCTGGGATCTCTGGAGGAGGGGAAGCAGGCGGACCTGGTGGTGTTCGGTGTGCCCGGGTACGAGCACATCCCCTACCGGATGGGGGGTGCCCCCGTGACCTGGGTGATCAAGAAGGGCAAGGTAGTGGTGAGGGAAGGCCAGGTGCTGGCCCTGCAGAGGGGGTGA